The sequence below is a genomic window from Balneola vulgaris DSM 17893.
GTACAGGTTCTTCTCGCGACTGGGCAGCTAAGGGTACTAACCTATTAGGTGTGAAAGCAGTTATTGCTGAGTCGTATGAGCGTATTCACCGTTCGAACTTAGTTCAAATGGGAGTACTACCACTTCAGTTTAAGTCTGGTGAAACTCCAGAAACATTAGGTTTAGATGGTACTGAAACATTCAATATCGATGTGGATGATAACATCAAAGCTCGTGGTGAAGTTAAAGTAACGGCTATCAAAGCGGATGGCACGGAAATCAACTTTATCACTGACAGTAGAATTGATACTCCTGTGGAAGTTGATTACTACCGCAATGGTGGTATCCTTCATACAGTACTTCTTGACTACCTAAAAAAGAGTAAAGCGTAAGTAGATTTACTTTTTATAGAATTCTCTAACCCTAGCTTTTTTTAAGCTGGGGTTTTTTGTTTTAAGGAGTGAATAGAGCATCTTTGAAGACTTGTAAAGAATGCCGGAAAATCACCAACATATGAAACTCCTTCTGCATGCGATTGAAGGGATAAATCGCACAGCAGAATTAAAACAGTTGCTCCTCAAGTGTATGGAGTCGGTATGTACGGTTATTAAATCAGAGGCGAGTTCTCTGATGTTACTCGACAAAGCCACAGGCCGCCTTCATTTAAGTATTCCTACCGGACCAGTTAAAGATCAAATTAAAGGCATGGTTATTCCTCGTAATAAAGGGGTAGCGGGATGGGTACTTAAAAATAAGAAGCCCTATCTGGTAAATGATATGTCAGAAAGTGAAGAGTTTTACGGAGATATAAGTGAAGACTTTACCACAAGGAATATGATTTGCGTTCCTATGTTCGATTCAAACAATGAAGCAGTAGGAATCATGCAGGCGTTAAATAAAAAAGGCGGCAAAGACTTTAATGAGAAAGATATTGAAACCCTTAATACACTTGCTGGGCATGCATCTCTTTCTATAGAAAAAGTGCAAGAAGTGGATACGCTCAAAAATGAGATTAATGAAAAAGATGAACGACTAAAAGAGCTCCACAAAGGTTTCGAAAATAACTTAAATGCCTTAAGTGCTTTTGTGCAATTGCAGGGTAAAATGCTTAGTGATGCTTCCGTTGAATTCATGATGAAATCAACGGGTGCCCGCATTGAAGCTATAGCTCAAGCTCATGAAGTGCTGTTCAAAACAGATAGTGAGCAAGAAGTTGA
It includes:
- a CDS encoding GAF domain-containing protein — translated: MKLLLHAIEGINRTAELKQLLLKCMESVCTVIKSEASSLMLLDKATGRLHLSIPTGPVKDQIKGMVIPRNKGVAGWVLKNKKPYLVNDMSESEEFYGDISEDFTTRNMICVPMFDSNNEAVGIMQALNKKGGKDFNEKDIETLNTLAGHASLSIEKVQEVDTLKNEINEKDERLKELHKGFENNLNALSAFVQLQGKMLSDASVEFMMKSTGARIEAIAQAHEVLFKTDSEQEVDLGFYLSHLTESISNIFEDLPKDIRYSFDIDKVHLKTDEALTVGLIVTEVILNMFREAFTGMDKGVISVAIKKDEGDKVLVSVSDNGIGLSAFLDSTVDENLASVIIKKLASSLKANSQQIRNIDGGTTFTIFFARQVDTKYSLTL